In Drosophila subpulchrella strain 33 F10 #4 breed RU33 chromosome 3R, RU_Dsub_v1.1 Primary Assembly, whole genome shotgun sequence, the following are encoded in one genomic region:
- the LOC119562614 gene encoding E3 ubiquitin-protein ligase RNFT1, giving the protein MVIGCGTMNNSPKDPYRGGGGGGGLQDGGGPQDGGTSAGVSISIESDDNDSTTAEHDYLLPTSSSSVTSRGGVGGAGAGGASGGSANTSINLDHGYVTARSSSLSGGNARHSNILSSFLARQRSYTPASNSSSPVRVTTQMNRRLQQSRSMGANSLEEPSSAGAASGPGASPGAAAGVRQMGFWRVNLNDVFSLSTAPSTEALRSFITHSNFRYPAAAAASSSAAAGAQPAANPVDNSHILLSQQQNSLPEPVSPLRFGRVGGAGGPSEAVVMGRSISLREGEMRHNHSLNGGRHNASVIGLNSNPVPFEEHEPNDSLDLGEGDGNGENGGGAGGGNHQEAPDNPPEDEHLISDDMVVQILSHFVRYLPLIFILFIKFIHDHLLGIVDLLVLQTVMYNVNRSVRSQVARLAQKNYAVMARDACLIAVVVAVRLFLATARPDPFGLIVPPPKNYFNVELLPYQTSSEGDKQFTTNPTTLSETLKGSISKDTYDALKVIPLGMLLYYIAVSDLIIKLLTMLVKILITMLPHHLMRLKVRARLYVLVEYTSQFYRAMTPISQWFLFLYESYSGLEVVSGGLFSALYLGAKIFELVERGKSLKKAIVTFRKNIDSERPPTKDELDAAGALCPICHDAFNTPIVLECGHIFCDECVQTWFKREQTCPMCRAKVSDDPAWQDGSTTFFHQLY; this is encoded by the exons ATGGTGATTGGATGTGGAACAATGAACAACAGCCCCAAGGATCCCTAtcgtggaggaggaggaggcggtggCCTCCAGGACGGCGGTGGGCCCCAGGATGGCGGTACATCGGCGGGCGTGTCCATCAGCATCGAGAGTGACGACAATGACTCGACCACTGCGGAGCACGACTACCTGCTGCCCACCTCCTCGTCGTCCGTGACCTCTAGAGGTGGCGttggaggagcaggagcaggtgGTGCCTCCGGGGGATCGGCCAACACCAGCATCAACCTCGATCACGGCTATGTTACAGCGCGGAGCAGCAGCCTGAGCGGCGGCAATGCCCGCCACAGCAACATCCTGTCCAGCTTTTTGGCTCGTCAGCGATCCTACACACCGGCCAGTAATAGTAGCTCACCGGTACGGGTGACCACGCAGATGAACCGTCGGCTGCAGCAGTCTCGCAGCATGGGCGCCAACAGCCTTGAGGAGCCATCGAGCGCCGGAGCAGCCAGTGGGCCAGGAGCATCGCCCGGAGCTGCGGCAGGAGTACGGCAAATGGGCTTCTGGCGTGTCAATCTCAACGATGTCTTCTCCCTGTCCACTGCCCCCTCGACGGAGGCACTGCGCTCCTTTATTACACATTCCAACTTCAGAtatcctgctgctgctgctgcgtcATCCTCAGCAGCTGCAGGAGCTCAGCCAGCCGCCAATCCCGTAGACAACTCGCACATACTGCTCAGCCAGCAGCAGAATTCCCTGCCGGAGCCAGTCAGTCCCCTGCGGTTCGGCCGCGTTGGAGGAGCTGGTGGACCCAGTGAAGCTGTCGTCATGGGCAGGAGCATCTCCCTGCGCGAGGGAGAGATGCGGCACAATCACAGCCTCAATGGAGGACGGCACAATGCTAGCGTCATAGGACTAAACAGCAATCCAGTACCCTTCGAGGAGCACGAACCGAATGATAGCCTGGATCTGGGCGAGGGTGATGGCAACGGGGAGAACGGCGGCGGAGCAGGAGGAGGCAATCACCAAGAGGCCCCAGATAATCCGCCAGAAGACGAACACCTTATCTCGGATGACATGGTGGTGCAGATCCTTAGCCATTTTGTACGCTATCTGCCGCTGATCTTCATACTATTCATCAAGTTCATACACGATCACCTGCTGGGCATTGTGGATCTTTTGGTGCTGCAGACGGTGATGTACAATGTGAACCGATCGGTGCGCAGCCAGGTGGCCCGGCTGGCCCAGAAGAACTACGCCGTGATGGCGCGGGATGCTTGCCTTATTGCCGTGGTGGTCGCAGTGCGTCTGTTCCTGGCCACGGCAAGACCGGATCCCTTCGGCTTAATTGTGCCGCCGCCGAAGAATTACTTTAACGTGGAGCTCTTGCCTTATCAAACGAGCTCCGAGGGAGACAAACAGTTTACAACTAATCCCACGACGTTATCTGAGACCCTTAAGGGCTCCATTTCCAAGGACACGTACGATGCCCTCAAGGTGATCCCGCTGGGCATGTTGCTGTACTACATAGCTGTGAGCGATCTCATTATCAAGCTGCTGACAATGCtggttaaaattttaataaccaTGCTGCCGCATCATTTAATGAGACTCAAAGTGCGG GCTCGTCTTTATGTGTTGGTGGAGTATACTTCTCAGTTCTATCGGGCAATGACACCCATTTCCCAGTGGTTCCTGTTTCTGTACGAGTCCTATTCGGGTCTGGAGGTGGTGTCCGGAGGACTGTTCTCTGCCCTGTACCTGGGTGCCAAGATATTCGAGCTGGTGGAGCGCGGCAAGTCGCTGAAAAAAGCGATTGTGACCTTCAGGAAAAATATT GACTCTGAGCGACCGCCGACCAAAGACGAGCTGGATGCCGCGGGCGCCCTGTGTCCAATCTGCCATGACGCCTTCAACACGCCCATTGTGCTGGAGTGCGGCCACATCTTCTGTGATGAGTGCGTCCAGACCTGGTTCAAGCGCGAGCAGACCTGCCCGATGTGCAGGGCGAAGGTCAGCGATGATCCCGCCTGGCAGGACGGCAGCACTACCTTCTTCCATCAGTTGTACTAG
- the LOC119562620 gene encoding ADP-ribosylation factor-like protein 6-interacting protein 4 yields the protein MGKSEKKSKKKHKEKRKEHKEKHKSRKSKKHSRKKEESPPPAPPPQKQPENGTQEAVEEEEDFAIPIALMNSKSHAPETPEEYQRRQSQIRREVDPVTGRIRLIKGDSEVLEEIVTKERHTEINKKATRGDGEFYEAKSLDAARRRK from the exons ATGGGTAAAAGTGagaaaaaatcaaagaaaaagcACAAGGAAAAGCGCAAGGAGCACAAGGAGAAGCACAAGTCGAGGAAATCGAAGAAGCACAGCCGGAAAAAGGAGGAATCCCCTCCGCCAGCTCCACCACCACAGAAGCAACCAGAAAATGGCACCCAGGAggcggtggaggaggaggaggacttTGCCATACCAATAG CACTGATGAACAGCAAATCGCATGCACCGGAGACTCCGGAGGAGTACCAGCGACGCCAGAGCCAGATCCGCAGGGAGGTGGACCCAGTCACGGGTCGCATCCGCCTCATCAAGGGCGACAGCGAGGTGCTGGAGGAGATTGTGACCAAGGAGCGCCACACGGAGATCAACAAGAAGGCCACCCGCGGCGACGGGGAGTTCTACGAGGCCAAGTCTCTGGACGCAGCCAGGCGACGCAAATAG
- the LOC119548464 gene encoding uncharacterized protein LOC119548464: MSQTLDDLLLRQEHARQLRQATRSKFRRINSLDLIPEHPSQSEEEEDKEAQTPHKHFVTLRRQRTADGSLLRSQFQTQTPPQPNLGTRVLLFGPQLLMRLVLTILRYVLYIPLSIAAPSFWLSALLWIFWKLLRVPIALVKWLLSGEEELGTVQRQKTILLSCGSTIQTLHLARNFYGSGARVVVFEFEGLFGLARFSTAVDKFYVVPRPTSSNPDQYIAALCHIVKKERPSVYIPVCATSPAYYDSLARPHLEVLGCASFIPGVQETLQLDDCLQLFQRCEQQQMALPAHVVLTAPRQLQQIYESGFVGSYRNILMAAGMQGVLERHKYILPNRRAELKLNQHEISERQPWLVVRDQPGYHHYVTCTTVKDSRVVANVSCRVEHHTKNLIPVPRDDEAQIELWLRSFFAKVRFQRPINGHISFRLVKSPAHGGQFVPLGTRLGVALPYICHNRSHAQLLCRAMKCIHRRGLPEDELPNWSWSALERSTSTTALDKREALFAYWDPLPYCAYYHFQLPLENVKLFLQRRNRSTTTKSLSPRITVPVH, encoded by the coding sequence ATGTCCCAGACCCTGGACGATCTGCTGTTGCGCCAGGAGCACGCCCGTCAACTGCGTCAGGCCACGCGCTCCAAGTTCCGGCGGATCAATTCGCTGGATCTGATACCAGAGCATCCCAGTCAgtcggaggaggaggaggacaaGGAGGCGCAGACGCCACATAAACATTTCGTCACCCTAAGACGCCAGCGAACTGCGGATGGCAGTCTACTGAGAAGTCAGTTCCAGACACAGACGCCTCCACAACCCAATTTGGGCACTCGAGTCCTGCTCTTTGGCCCCCAGTTGCTGATGAGACTGGTTCTGACCATCCTGAGATATGTGCTCTATATACCACTCTCCATAGCGGCACCCAGCTTTTGGCTGTCTGCCTTGCTCTGGATCTTTTGGAAACTCCTGAGGGTGCCCATTGCCCTGGTCAAGTGGTTGCTCAGTGGCGAGGAGGAACTGGGTACAGTGCAGCGGCAAAAGACCATTCTCCTGAGCTGCGGCAGCACCATACAAACGCTCCATTTGGCTAGGAATTTCTATGGATCAGGTGCTCGAGTGGTGGTCTTTGAGTTCGAGGGACTGTTTGGACTGGCCAGGTTCTCCACGGCGGTGGATAAATTCTATGTGGTTCCACGCCCAACATCCAGCAATCCCGATCAGTACATTGCCGCCCTGTGTCACATAGTGAAGAAGGAGCGACCCTCGGTGTATATACCCGTTTGTGCCACCAGTCCGGCTTACTATGATTCCCTGGCCCGCCCGCATCTTGAGGTCCTGGGCTGTGCCAGCTTCATTCCGGGCGTGCAGGAGACCCTTCAACTAGATGACTGCCTGCAGCTCTTCCAGCGATGCGAACAGCAACAGATGGCTCTGCCCGCTCATGTGGTCCTGACTGCTCCAAGGCAACTCCAGCAGATATACGAGAGTGGCTTTGTGGGCAGCTATCGCAACATACTGATGGCCGCTGGAATGCAGGGAGTTCTGGAGCGGCACAAGTACATATTGCCCAACAGGAGGGCGGAACTGAAGCTAAATCAGCACGAGATCAGCGAGAGACAACCCTGGTTGGTGGTGCGGGATCAGCCGGGCTATCATCACTATGTGACCTGCACCACCGTCAAGGATTCGCGGGTGGTGGCCAATGTAAGTTGTCGGGTGGAGCATCACACCAAGAACCTGATCCCAGTGCCCCGGGATGATGAAGCCCAGATAGAGCTATGGTTGCGCTCCTTTTTCGCCAAGGTGCGCTTCCAGAGGCCGATCAATGGACACATTAGCTTCCGCCTGGTCAAGAGCCCAGCCCATGGGGGTCAGTTCGTGCCCCTGGGCACACGACTGGGCGTGGCCCTGCCCTATATATGCCACAATAGGTCACATGCCCAGCTTCTGTGCCGGGCGATGAAGTGCATCCACAGGCGCGGGCTGCCGGAGGACGAGCTGCCCAACTGGAGCTGGTCGGCGCTGGAGAGGAGCACCTCGACCACGGCGCTGGACAAGAGGGAGGCCCTCTTCGCCTACTGGGATCCACTGCCCTATTGCGCCTACTATCATTTCCAGCTGCCCCTCGAGAATGTGAAGCTGTTTTTGCAGCGTAGGAATCGCAGCACGACGACCAAAAGTTTATCGCCCCGCATCACGGTGCCGGTTCATTGA